One Cryptomeria japonica chromosome 9, Sugi_1.0, whole genome shotgun sequence genomic window carries:
- the LOC131060223 gene encoding phytosulfokines 3, translating to MANISGRSPYTLCILCVILLLVLTTAMATRPLKTDLLHRGSAQTSTEDNLQESFQQGALKADLLEESTEELSCEGLEEEECLNRRSLAAHTDYIYTQHHKHP from the exons ATGGCGAATATCTCTGGAAGAAGTCCTTACACCCTTTGCATAttatgtgtcattcttcttcttgtacTGACCACTGCAATGGCAACCCGCCCACTTAAAACAG ATTTGCTCCACAGAGGATCTGCTCAAACCAGTACAGAAGACAACTTGCAGGAATCTTTTCAACAGGGT GCTCTTAAAGCTGACCTGTTGGAGGAGAGCACAGAGGAATTAAGCTGTGAAGGTCTAGAGGAAGAAGAATGTCTGAACCGTCGCTCTCTGGCTGCTCACACTGATTACATCTATACACAGCACCACAAACACCCATAG